In Gemmatimonadota bacterium, the sequence CGGCGGGCAACAGCAATGCGGGGTCAGGGCATTCCCTGGCCCCGCGTTGCTGTCCCGGGCGCCCGCCCGCCGCCCGGCCTCAATGCCGGGTGAGCGCGCGCACTTCGAAGCGGGGAACGGGGTCCTCGAATATGGCCACTGCCCTGCCGGCGCTGATTGCGGGGACGAGGGGCAGGCTCGCCCCGAGCGCTCGCGGCTCCCCGGAGCCGGGGTTCAGCAGGAAACTCACGGTCGTTCCGAACTGTGCCTCGTCCTCCAACTGCTGCCAGGTGCGAAAAGTCCATTGCACCAGCAGTCCATGTCCGTCCACGTAGGCGAGCGTCACGAGAGTATGATTGCCCTGGCGGGAGAGCCGAGTGGTCAGCGTCCGGTTCTCCGACACCCACGGGTTGGAACGAAAACCAGAGAACGAGGTCCGCCAGAGCAGTGTACCGTCGGCCCGGAAGGCCCGGACCTCACCATTCCCGATTCTCGGAGCATAGTAGATCAGCCGTCGCTTCTCATCACATGCGATTCGGCCCAGCCCAAATTCCTCGTTCATGTCCGGGCTCGGTGAATGGTAGAACTCACCGAACGACCGCACTCGCCTGCCAGCCCGGTCATAGATGTGGATCAGTGTCTGCCGGGACAACGAAAGCCCTTGCACCACAAGGGTGTCCGCCAGGAAGCACAGGTCCTGGGCGATCAGTTCCAACGTCAGGGTCCGCTCGTACTCGTACTTCCCATTGATGAGGACGAACACCTCGATGCGCCAGTTCGCATCCGCCACATACAGGCGGCCATCCCGATCGACGGTCGCCGAGAGGGGATACCGAAACTCCCCGGGGCCCTGGCCTCTCCGACCCACCACCTGACGTGGCCGCCCTGCGGCATCATACACCCGGAGCGCGGGCGACCGGGGATCCACGATCCCGACGCCACCGTCTGGCAGCAGGACAGCCGTGCGGATCTCTCCGATGGTGTGCTCCGGGGGGTCCGTCTCGGTACCCCATCGTGCCTGGGCTTCCGCGCCGAACCGCAGGGTGCCGGGAGCCCCCTGAGCGTCGATCGGGACAGTGAAGGCGGCCTGTAGCGATCCATCGACCCATCGAGCGTCCGGGTGCTGCAAGGCGGACCCGCTGGCGGGAACCCGACCTCTGTCATCCGGCGCGGGCGCACACGCCAAGATCGTGGTAACGCCGACCAGCCGGAAGAGATGACAAGGCAGGCGTGGATGGACACTGGTCACTACTCAAGCGCCGCGGTTGCTCAACAGGAAGTACTCGAGCAGTAGCCACCGTTCTCGCCGCTATGGTGAGTGCAGATTCTCGTACCGTTCGCCTCGCACGACGTCCCTACACATTTCATGTTCGGGCAACCTCCCTCTGCCTTCACCGGCCTCAATGCCGGGTCAGCGCGCGCACTTCGAAGCGGGGCGCAGGGTCCTCGAAGACGGCCAGGACGGTGGTGTCTGACGCCGCGAGGATCGGCGGAAGATCGGCATCCGGGCCCAGGGGGTGCCCAGTAAGCGGGTCGAGCACGAAACTAAGGATCTTCCCATAGGAGGCCCGCGCGGTGAGTTCCTCCGGCTGGCGAAAGGTCCATTGCACCAGGAAACCACGGCCGGGAATCATTGTCAGGCTGTAGAGACTGTGAACTCCATTGGCCGACTTGATGACCCGATATCCCCGGGCGTGTCCTCGATCCGGTTCGCCTTCGCGCCCGAAAAGGTGGTTCGCCACAGCAACGCGCCGTCCGGGCGATAGCCCCGGACCTCCGCTAGCGGCCCTCTCGTCGCGAGCGCGATGACCGCGTGGGCACCGTCACAGGCGACCTGCCCCAGCGACATCTCTTCATTCACCATTTCGTTCGGAGAGCGGTACACCATACCAAAGGCGCCGATGCCGCCGCCGTCGATCGCGTACAGATGAAGGACGGGTCCGCTGCGCCGCGACCCGGTCGTCACGATCGTGTCGCCGAGCAGGCAGAAGTCCTGCGCGGGCACGTCGAGGCTCAACGCCCCCTGATACTCGAAGCCTCGCCTGGCAGGTTGCAGGACCTGCAGCCGGACTCCCTCGGCAACCACCAGGCTGCCCTGCGCCATCAGCGCCGCCGCCCGCGGCTGCTCGAACTCCCCGGGTCCCCGCCCCGGTCGCCCGATCGAGGCGCCACGCTCTCCACCTGCCTCAAAGACGTGAAGCATCTCCAAGGCATCATCCACCAGAAGGACCCGCCCTCCCGGCAGGAACAGCCCGTCTCCGATTCGCCCGACGGCGTCGTCCGATCCGCCAGGCGCGACGCCACTGTGGGCGACGACCGGTCCCACTTCAAGCCCGGAAGTGGACGGTGCCGCATCGAGTGCGATCTCGAACGATGGCGGAATGGTCTGGTCGATGTAGGCCGGGTCGGGGTGGCTGCCGGCGCTGGAGGCTCCGCCCTCTCGTCCCGTCCCCGTGCATGCCAGGAGGAGGGCAAGCAGCAACACACAGGGCCTGCGAGGTGACAATCCAGCGTGCCTCACCGCGCTCGACTCCAGTGGATCGGCCAGACTCCCAGCCACTTCGGACCACAAGCGTTGGCGACCCACTGATTGTGTGCCCGCATGACAACGCCCGCGGGTCAACAGAAAGTGTTGTAACACCCTTGCTCCCCGCCGGTGTGGGTGCAGAACCGGCCGCTGCCCGCCTGATGATAGCAGTATCCACTGATGACATTGCAGCGGTTGTCCGGACAGGCCTCCTCCGCGGCCACGGGCCTGGCGGCAAGCGCCAGTCCAAGCGCGGTGCCGACGATGATAGAGCAGAGGACCAAAAGCGCGGGTCGCAGCGTCGTCCGAGCCGTCATACCCCCTCCTGGGCTAAGGTGATTCCGTCCTCGAACCTCCGGTGCTTGCCGGAGGCACCTCGTGTGGCGTCGGCATTCCCTCATCCACCCAGGCCTCGATCTCTGCCACGCCGATCAGGCGCCTGATCACTCGCTGTCGGGACACCACCGCAACCTGCAGCGCGGTATCACTGCGGGCATCGGAGACCCAGCGCTCCAGGAGAATGAGTTGCGGCGTGCTTTCTCGCCCTCCCGCGCTATCCGCCCCGATGCCGGCGATTCCGAGGCTCTGCCAACCTCCTCCGCTCGCCACCTCGAGGAACATCGGGCCCACCTGCCTGAGGTGGCGGAGGCCTTGCTCGGGGATCGGATCGACGGCGATGCCCGCCATTCTGAATCCCACGCTGCTCGATTCAGCCACGGCACTGACATGTGCTTGGATGCGCTGGAGCAGAACGGGCATGCGGGGGTCACGGCACCAGGCGCAGCGCGAATCGCCGACATAGACCAGAAGAAGGCTACGGCCCACAGTCACACCGCGCTCAACCGCCCGCCTCATGGTGGTGGCACGCCGCGACCGCGCAGTACTCCCAACCTTGAAGGCGACGACGAACGAGGCCAAAGCAAGCGCGCACAGGCCCGCATGGAAGAATCTTCGTGTCGACATTGCTACCTGGTCCCGCATAGAGAGCAGGCCAAACGCCTCGTCTCGGCGGGAGAGGCGCGGCCTGGTTGCCTCCGCCACCATACCCCCCAGATCGCGCATGTCAAGACTCGCGCAACGCAGGGGCAACACGTGCCGCACAAGTCTCGCAGCACGCGGGGGCGGGAAGTGCCGCACCGGTCGACCCGAGTTCATGAACCGGCGTTCGGCCGCAGGAACTGAAGGGCCGCTTCCCGCGGGTGCGGGAACACCGCCTTACCGCCCGATCGCCTTTCCCCGCCGCACCAGCATCGGCGGCAGGAGCAGCATGGCGCCGAGGGTGCCGGCCACGGTGCCGCCGGCGGTGGCCAGCGCGATGGCGCCGAAGAGGTCATCGGCGCCGGTACCCACGGCGAGCGGGATGAGGCTGGCGAGGGTGGTGAGGGTCACCAGCATGATCATCCCGGCGCGGTCGCGGCAGGCGGCGAGGATGATGTCGGCGCGTACGGCCGTGCGCGCCGACGGCGTCCCCGCCTGCCGCGATCGCTGCAGGACGCCATCCACGAGCAGGATGGCCTGGTTCACCGCCAGGCCGATCACCAGGATCACCCCCACGGCCGCCTCGCGGGTGAAGGCCGCGCCGGTCACCCAGAAGGCCACCACCACCCCCGCCAGCGCGATCGGCAGGCTCAGGAACACCATCGCCGCGCCCCACGCCGAGTCGAACACCATGGCCACGCTCAGCACCACCAGCGCCAGGCCCACACCGAAGACCAGCCACAGCCCGCGCTGGCTCTGGTCGTCCACCCAGCCGAAGTACTCGTCGCTCACCGTGTAGCCGGCGGGGACCGCAATCGAGCGCATGAAGGCCTCGTGGGTCCGGTTGGCGAGCTTGGCCGGGCCGCGGAAGTCGTAGCTCAGGATGCGGACGTACTGCTGGTCCTCGCGGCTGATGCGCGCCAGCGCCTCGCGCTCGGAAAGGGTGGCCACGTCGCCCACGCGGACCGGCGCGCCGGCGGCGTTGGGGAGCATGGCCTCGCGCAGCTGGTCGAGGCTCCGCTCGCGGCTGCCGGCGGTCTTGAGCGACAGCCAGAGGTCCTCGTCGCCGAGCAGCAGGCGCTGCCGGCCCACGGCACCGCCCACCTCGCGGCCCACCGCGCCGGCAAAGTCCTGGCTGGTGAGGCCGAAGCCGGCCAGGCGGTCGCGGTCGGGCGCCAGGGTGATGTCGCGGGCGCGCTCGCCACCGGACCAGAACCCGGCGGCGTTGATGTCCACGGCGCGGACCCGCGGCACCCGCTCCAGGCGGGCCTTGAGGTCGAGCGCCAGCCGCTCCACCCCGCCGAAGGAGTAGCCCAGGATCTTCACCCGGAAGGTCTGGGCCGACCCGAAGGTGCCCCCGCTGGCAAAGCCGGGACCCAGCCCCTGCACGCTCACCGCGGCGCCGCCGATGAAGGCGGCCCGCTCAGTGAACTCGTCCTGCATGGCGTAGGGCAGCGCGGTACGCGCCGCGTCGTCGTCGAAGACCACCCGCACCATGCCGCCGTCGGGGGCGCCCTGCGCCTCCACCCGTTCCACGCCCGGGCGGCCGGCGGCGATCCGCTCGAACTCGCGCAGCGCCTGGTCCACCATCGAGGGATCGGAGCCGCTCGGGAAGTCCACCCGCGCCGCGAGGCTGGTACGCTGGCCCCACCACCCGCTGAAGCTGGAGCGCGGCACCTTCACCGCGAACACCCAGCCGAGCCCGCCCAGCAGCGCCACCGTGAGGCTGATGCTCACCCAGCGCCACCGCAGCAGGCCGAGCACCATCCGGCGGTACAGCCGCTCCGACCGCCGCCAGCGGACGGCGTGCATGCCGTGCCCCGCCGCGATGGCCGGCAGCATGACCACCGACGTGAGCACCGACCACCCGAGCCCGAGGGCAAAGGACACCGCGAAGGGCGTGAAGGCGGCGCGCGCATCGCCCTGCAGGTAGAGGAAAGGAATCAGCACCACGGCGGTGGTGAGGGGTGGAGCCGAGCACCGCCGGGACGATCCGCCGCCCCGCGTCGGCGCGGGCGGCGGCGGTATCTGCGACGCCCCCGGAAGCGATCGACCACCACCACCGCGTTCTGGACCAGGATGCCGAGGCCCATGCCCAGGCCGGCGAGGGTGAGGAGGTTGGCGGGGATGTCGAGGAGGTAGAGCGAGAGCGTGGTGCCGGCGATGGCCACCGCGGCGCTGGCCATGACGTAGGCCACGGCGCGCGGCGCCTGCATGGTGAGCAGCAGCACCCCGAGCACCGCGACGAAGGCGACCAGCCCGCGGCGCACCAGGTCGGTGAGCTCCTCGCCCAGCCGCAGGCTCTCGTCGGCGAGCACCTGGAATCGCACCCCGGCGGCAGCCGGCTCCCAGCTCCGCCAGCGTGGCGCGGACCCGAGCGGCGGTGCGGATGGCGTCCGCCCCGGGCAGCCGCGCGATGCGAAGCAGGACGCCCGGCTCGCCGTTGACCCGATAGAGCCGGCCCTGGTTGTCCTCCTCGCGGCGGAGGGTGGCCAGTTCCTCCAGCCGGTAGAGGCGCCCGCCGGGCCCCGGATGGGGAGCGCCGCGAGGCTCGCGAGGCCGGCGGGGTGTCGCGCAGCACCACCCGGCGCTCGCTGGCGCCCGCCAGCTGCACGCCCAGCGCCTGGACCACCCGGGCGCCGTTGAGGGCGGCGAGCAGGTCGGCGGGGAGACGCCGAGCTGGCGCAGGCGCTCGGGCTGGTACGCCACCGCCACCCCACCAGCGCGCCGCCCAACGCGTCCACCCCGGCCACGCCCTCGACGGCGGCGAGCCGGGGCGACACCTGCCGGTCCACCAGCTCCTGCATGGTGCCGGCGGTGTAGGGCCCGTAGACCGAATAGGAGAGGAGCGGCTCCTCGTCGAGCCCTCGGGGACGTAGTTGCTCACCGCGAGGTCGGCGGCGCCGGGGGAACTCGGCCCGGAGCAGCTCCAGTCGCTCCAGGACCCCGAGCCGCGCCAGCTGCACGTTGGCGGTGGGCTCGAGCTCCACGTCGAGCCGGGCATAGCCCTCGCCCGATTCACTCTCGACACGCTGCACCCCGCGCACCGACTGCACCGCGGCCTCGATGGGGCTGCCGAGGTGGGCTTCGACCAGCTCGGCCGAGGCGCCGGGCCACTCCATCGAGACGGTGAGCCGCGGCAGCTCGACGGTGGGCCGGGTGGCGAAGGGCAGCCGGGTGAAGCGACCCAGCCCGCGAGCAGCAGCGCGCCGCAGGTGGCCCAGATGACGGCCGGGCGGGAGGCGGCCCAGTGGATCACAGCGACGGCTCAGCGGCTCGGCGGCTCGGCGGCTCGGCCGCGGGGGCAACGACCCGCTGCTCCACCACCGCGTAGGCGGTCGGCAGCAGGAAGAAGGTCACCGCCAGCGCCGTCACCGACCCGCCGATGACCCCGGCCGCGAGCGGCTGGTACAGCTCCCCACCGCTGCCCCAGCCGAACACCAGGGGCAGCACGCCGGTGATGGTGGTGATCGAGGTCATCGCGATGGCCCGGAGCCGCTGGCGGCCGCCCAGCAGCACCGCCTCGCGGACCAGGTGGCCGGCGGCCCGGAAGCGGCGGATGGCGTCGAGCTTGACCACGGCTTCGTTGTCGGCCAGCCCGATCATCACCACCATGCCGATCAGCGCCACCGCGTTGAGGCTCTGCCCCGTCAGCCAGAGGACCACGATGCCGCCCGCCCCGGCCAGCGGCACCGTCAACATCACCAGCAACGGCGTGGTGAACGAGGCGAACTCGCCGGCCAGCACCAGGAAGACCAGGGCCACCGAGAGCACCGCCACCAAGGTCAGCTCCCGGGTGGTCCGCTCCTGCTCGGCCTCGGCGCCGCCGATCGTCACCTGACCCCGGCCGGGGCCGAAGGCCGCCCAGCGCCGCTCGATCCGGCCACCGCCCGCGCGGTGCCGCCCCGCTCCGCCGCCCCTTCCACCACGTGCACCGGCCGCTGATTGATCCGCACCACCTCGACCGGGGCCCGGAGTCCTCGCGACCGCACCAGCTGGCTCACGGGGACGCCATTGATCGTGGTGGCGAGGGCCGTGGCGAGGTCCTCGCTGTCGTTGCCGGTGTAGCGGACCTTGATCGGGGTCCGGCGATCCGTTTCCCGGAAGTCGCCCGAGGCCACGCCGCCGAGTCCGCCGGCCAGCGCGTTGGCCACCTGGTCCGAGGTGATGCCGAGCCGCGCCAGCTGGGCCCGATCGAGGGTGACCTCGACCGTGGGCTGGGTGCTGGCGTACGCGTCGCGCACACTGGCCCGCCGGCACCGGCATCAGGATCTGGGCCAGCGGAGGCCCCGCCGGCCTCGGCCCCGGCCACCAGCTCCTCGTCGGTGGCACCCCATCCGGCCGTAGATCCCCGCCGCGCCAACGCCTGGCGGGGCCTCCACCCGGCCGGCCTGGCGGGCGGTCTCCTCGATGGCGGTGCCCTCCGGCAGCTTGAGGTACGCCACCGCGACGCCCTCGTCCACCCGAGGGAGGATCTCCCGCGGCAGCCGCAGCGTCACGCACACCGCCAACCCGGTGAACGCCAGCGCCACGGCGAACACCGCGCCCGGCCGGGCCAGCGACCACCGCATCCCGGGCTCGTACCAGCCCTCGAGGCGGTGACCCATGCGTGCAGCCGGCTCCCGCCGCTCGAGGCTCGGCTGGCGCCGGTGGCCGCCCGCCGAGCCGGCCCCAGCATCATCACCGGCATCAAGGTCAGGGCCAGGATCAGCGACGCGCCCACCGACATCACCACGCTGAGCGACAGATCCCGGAACAGCGCCGCGGCCAGGCCCCGGACGAACACGATCGGGCCGAACACCAGCACCGTGGTGAGGGTGCCGGCGGTGAGCGGGCCCGCCTCCTCGGCGGCCCGCGCCGCCCTCACCGGACCCAGCCCCGCGTCCCGAGGCCGGCCGCTGGCCTCCGCCACCACGATCGCGTTGTCCGACCAGGAGGCCCACGCCGAGCGCCAGACCGCCGGGGGACAGGATGTTGATGGTGACGCCCATCAGCTGGAGCAGGGTCAGCGCCACCAGCACCGACAGCGGCACCATCAGGCCGATGGCCAGGGCGCTCCTCCAGTCCCCGAGGAAGAACAGGATCACCAGGAGCGAGAGGCCGCCGCCGATGACGATTTCCTGGATCAGGTTGCGAGCGCGTCGGTGACGAACCGGGCCTGGGCCGCCACCACCTTGATCCGGACGCCGGGAAACTCCTTCACCAGGTCGTCGATCGAGCGGCTTAGATCTCCCGGGTGACCGCGACGGTGTTGGCGCCGGCGTCCTTATATATGACGAGGCCCACGGCGCCCTGGGCGTCGAGGGTCGTCAGGGTGGTCGGGTCCGCCAGGCCGACGCTCACCGAGCCGATGTCGGCCAGGGTGATCCCGCTCTTGGCGGGCCCGACCGGCGTCCGGCCGATCTCGTCGACCGACTGGAACTCGGTCAGGGCCCGGAGCGAGAACCGGAACTGGCCTCGGCGGATCGAGCCGCCCGCGGCGGCCGCGTTGGCCGACTTGACCGCGGTGGCCACGTCGTCCGGGGTCAGGCCCTGCCGCCGGGTCCGCTCGGGATCGATCTCGACCTGGATCTCGTCTCCGGCCTCGCCCTGACCGCCACGCTCGACACCCCGCCCAGCTGCTCGAGCCGCCGGGCATGGACGCCCTTGGCGATCCGGGCAATGCTCCGGAGGTCGCCGCCGCTGGTCAGGCCGAGCACGGCAATGGGGCGTTCGCCGGGGTCGCTGGTGAGCAGGGTGGGGCGGTCGGCCCGTTCGGGGAGCGGCGCGGGCGTTGTCGAGCCGCTCCCGGACCTGCAGCACCGTCGCCGCCATGTCGGTGCCCCAGGAGAATTTGAGCGTGGTGGTGACTTCGCCGTTCCGGCTCACCGACTTGACGTCGACCAGCCCGGGCGTGGCGGACACCGCCTCCTCGATCGGCTCGGCAATGAACCGGCTCACCTCTTCGGCGGCGGCACCCGAGTAGGCGGTCCGGATCGTGAGCACCGGCAGCTGCACGTCCGGCAGCAGCGAAACCGGCAGCTTGGCCAGCGACACCGACCCGAGCAAACAGAGGGCCAGGGTGGCGGCAATGGTGGTGACGGGCTTCTTGAGCGCCGCGGTGGCGAGCGACATGCGCCGATCCTTACTGGTTGCCGCGCTCTTGCTTGGCCACCAGCTTGACCGGCGCGTCGTGCGTCAGGGTCAGGTGGCCTTCGACCAGCACGGTGTCGCCCGCGGCCACCGGGATCTGGCCCGACGCGCTGTCGGCCAGGACTTCGGTTTCGAAGCCGTTGGTCCGGCCCGGGAAGATGTAGACCCACTGGGCCCGGCCGCCCTTGACCACGAACACCAGCGGGCGGCCGTCCCGTTCGATGACCGCGGCGGCGGGGACCACGATCCGGTTCGGGAGCCGGGTGGCTTCGAGCCGGACGTCGGCGTACATCCCGGGTTTGAGACCCGCCCGGCCGTGCGGAGCCTAGCGGTCCCCCCCCCCGCCGACGCTCACCACCACGCGGCCCGCGCAGGCCGCGGTATCGACCAGGGGGAGCACCGCGGTGATCCCGAGTCACGCCTTACCGGTGCCGGCGCCCGGGGCCGGAACCGCGCCTCGCCGCCCACCGTCACGTAGGGGAGGTCTGCTCCCGCTACCTGCGCCTCAAGGCGGAGGTGCGTCATATCCACCACGGTGGCGAGGTCCCGGCCGGGCGGACACCCGCGAGCCGGCGGCCGCCCCGAGCCGGTCCACGACGCCATCGAACGGCGCGGTGATGGTGGCGCGCTCGCGGTCGAGGCAGGCGCGTTCAGGCACACCTCGGCGCCAGGACGCCGGAAAGAATCACGGCGTTGCTCGTTGGCGTTCGGCGTCCTGCGCGTTGGTGAGGAGGATCGAGTCGGTGGCGAGGTTGGCCTGCAGCCGGATGCGGGCCTCGTCGAGCGCGGTCTCGGCCTCGCGCACCGCGAATCGAAGGGGGCGCCAGATCGAGCCGCACCAGCGGCTGCCCCTTCCGCACGGTGGCGCCCGGGCGCCACCAGCACCTCGTCCACCGTGCCGTTGGTTTCCACCTTGAGCTGCGCCACCGCCTCGGATCGCACCTGCCCCGTCGGTGGCGATGGTGAGACCAGGTCGCCCTTGCGGACCGGCGCGCCGGTCACGGGAGCAGGCGAGCCGCCGGCGCCCGGCGGCGGCACTATCGACGCCACCGGGGGCCGAGATCCGCCGCCGAACGCCGCGTCCTTCCTTGCGGGCGGGAGGAGGAGCAACAGGGTCGCGAGGGCAGCCGGGCGCAGCCTGACACGCGGCGTGGCGGGCCGAGGCAGGAGGTCGGTCATCGGGCGTCTCGATCGCTGGGACACGGTGCCCCTGGGGATGCGCTGGGGGGCCTCGGTCGCGGGGACAGGCGAGGTCCTGGGAGCCGGGGCCACCTGCAATCTGGGGTATTGGCAGGTGGGGACCAACGCGGGGCCGCGATGGAGTCTCGCGAAGCGCGGAGGATGCGCCGGAAGACCCCATCAACTGGACTACGCTGAGCGCGGGGATGTCAAGCCATTACCAGCAGGATGTTGACGAGGTTTTCCTGCCAGGAGCAGGGCACTATGGATGCGACGGTAGCACCGAACCCAGCCCCGGGCGCGATCGCGATGATCGACGGGAAATGAGCATGCACCGATGAGGGCTGGGGCAATGGCGGCGGTAGAGGGGAAGAAGAGAGCCCCCATGCGACAAGACTGCAGCCGATGTACAGCGCCCTGATTGCCATTCGTCGGTGGAAGGTGCGGGTGCGTGGCGGTGCTCATGGCGGCCTCGGGACGCAGGACACCCCCTACGACGAAGAGACGACCGGCGTTTCAGTGGGATGCGGACTCAAGACATAAGAATAGCTGCCCGCACAGGGCAATCAGGCAGCGAATTATCGCGGACCGGTGCTCGAAGCCCACGCACGGCCCCCGACCTATAAGCCTGACGACACTCGCCATGGCGCGCCCGGTGGCCTCACTACCCCGCGTCTTCGATGGCTCCCATCATGCGGCTGGCGTACGGAACTGAGTGGACTTGCTGTCTCCGATCTGGACCGGCGCAGGGCGGTGACGCTGGGGCTTGCATGCGTCAGGAAGGGTGGTCTGGGAGCGAAAGCGACCCACCCAAGCTACACGGCATGAGGCAGCTATGGTTGGTCAACGACGGACTCCATCGCCCATGTGTCAGGTTGGCGCCTTGCCCACCTTATGCAACACGATGTGCAGTACGTCCCCTGCGTCTTCATAGGAGCCGAGCAGATAGTCTCCGCCGATTTCGAACGCTTTCACGTCCCCCTCGATGGACCGGGTCGGCGGCGGAGCACCGTCGGGGCGCGACACCCTCCGGGCGGGTAACTCCCTCTCCCGGCAGAGAGGTAAGCGCCACAGCGCCCCCTTGGCCATCCGCAAACAGCTCGAAGTAGGGTGTACTTCCGGCATCAGGATCCTCAGCATGAACGCCTTGTAGGCGTCCCATTCAGTCGATATCAGGTTGCCGACCATCTGCTCGATCGCCGACGCATGGAACGCGAGGTGGTCCTTCGTCGGGACTTCCAATGAGGGAGCAAACCGATTAGACCTCCGGCGGGCGCGCGTACACGTGTGGACGAAGGCCGAGTCCCGCGTACCAAAGGAACTTTAGCCGTCTCGGACACCGCCACCCTCGTACGCTTGCCCATCAGGCGGTTCTCGTATGGCACATCACCGAAGCGTGCCGAGCAGGTCCCCTGCGCATTCACGAGCAGCAGAGGCGCGCGATAGCGAGGAGCCTTGCCGCTCAGGTCCGGCATACGAACATCCTTGGGCTGCGCCAGTCACTGCCACGGGCGGCGGCCCACGCGGCGAGAGCACTCCACAAAGAAAGCGGGATTGCGAGGCAACCTGAAATCACGGGCGTGCTTTCCTCGCTTGCTGACCACCGACACGCGTGCTGCGGTCCACACAAACAACGAGTCTCGGCCACACTGCCGGGCCAGGGGAACGCTCTGAAGCTCGCCCGGACCCGATCCTTCCCGCCCCGCCGAACGCACGAGGCGTCCCTCTTGGCTGAACACCCGGATCGAGAGGCTGCTCCCATCCGCTATGGTATTGTGCCGTCTGAGGCAGGCACACCGCCGATCAGACTGCCTCGAAGGGCGGGCTTCCGAGAAGGCTTACGCCTCGATGTCGAGCGCCTTTGTCAGCGGCCCGTGACCGGCCTCGCTTCCCTCGGCTCGCGCTGCGTCACCGGCGTCACCGCAAGCCAACAGCACGGCAAGGCCCATCATCCACTTTTGGCCACGCCGGGTGTCGGGCGATGGCGTTTAGACCCATTTCTGCGGCTCCGGAAGTTGAAAGGTACTGCGCATTGGGTTGTCTAAAGGGGCGCCCGTAGCGTACGGGACCACAGGCCACCTGCGCTACCTCGAAGACCGTGCAGCGACCGCCTCCCGGACATGTTGCTGGACGAGCGC encodes:
- a CDS encoding efflux RND transporter permease subunit, whose product is MVLIPFLYLQGDARAAFTPFAVSFALGLGWSVLTSVVMLPAIAAGHGMHAVRWRRSERLYRRMVLGLLRWRWVSISLTVALLGGLGWVFAVKVPRSSFSGWWGQRTSLAARVDFPSGSDPSMVDQALREFERIAAGRPGVERVEAQGAPDGGMVRVVFDDDAARTALPYAMQDEFTERAAFIGGAAVSVQGLGPGFASGGTFGSAQTFRVKILGYSFGGVERLALDLKARLERVPRVRAVDINAAGFWSGGERARDITLAPDRDRLAGFGLTSQDFAGAVGREVGGAVGRQRLLLGDEDLWLSLKTAGSRERSLDQLREAMLPNAAGAPVRVGDVATLSEREALARISREDQQYVRILSYDFRGPAKLANRTHEAFMRSIAVPAGYTVSDEYFGWVDDQSQRGLWLVFGVGLALVVLSVAMVFDSAWGAAMVFLSLPIALAGVVVAFWVTGAAFTREAAVGVILVIGLAVNQAILLVDGVLQRSRQAGTPSARTAVRADIILAACRDRAGMIMLVTLTTLASLIPLAVGTGADDLFGAIALATAGGTVAGTLGAMLLLPPMLVRRGKAIGR
- a CDS encoding efflux RND transporter permease subunit — encoded protein: MPPRPSRRAAEPLSRRCDPLGRLPPGRHLGHLRRAAARGLGRFTRLPFATRPTVELPRLTVSMEWPGASAELVEAHLGSPIEAAVQSVRGVQRVESESGEGYARLDVELEPTANVQLARLGVLERLELLRAEFPRRRRPRGEQLRPRGLDEEPLLSYSVYGPYTAGTMQELVDRQVSPRLAAVEGVAGVDALGGALVGWRWRTSPSACASSASPRRPARRPQRRPGGPGAGRAAGGRQRAPGGAARHPAGLASLAALPIRGPAGASTGWRNWPPSAARRTTRAGSIGSTASRASCFASRGCPGRTPSAPPLGSAPRWRSWEPAAAGVRFQVLADESLRLGEELTDLVRRGLVAFVAVLGVLLLTMQAPRAVAYVMASAAVAIAGTTLSLYLLDIPANLLTLAGLGMGLGILVQNAVVVVDRFRGRRRYRRRPRRRGAADRPGGARLHPSPPPWC
- a CDS encoding efflux RND transporter permease subunit — its product is MTIGGAEAEQERTTRELTLVAVLSVALVFLVLAGEFASFTTPLLVMLTVPLAGAGGIVVLWLTGQSLNAVALIGMVVMIGLADNEAVVKLDAIRRFRAAGHLVREAVLLGGRQRLRAIAMTSITTITGVLPLVFGWGSGGELYQPLAAGVIGGSVTALAVTFFLLPTAYAVVEQRVVAPAAEPPSRRAAEPSL
- a CDS encoding efflux RND transporter permease subunit, translating into MRDAYASTQPTVEVTLDRAQLARLGITSDQVANALAGGLGGVASGDFRETDRRTPIKVRYTGNDSEDLATALATTINGVPVSQLVRSRGLRAPVEVVRINQRPVHVVEGAAERGGTARAVAGSSGAGRPSAPAGVR
- a CDS encoding efflux RND transporter permease subunit, with amino-acid sequence MILFFLGDWRSALAIGLMVPLSVLVALTLLQLMGVTINILSPGGLALGVGLLVGQRDRGGGGQRPASGRGAGSGEGGAGRRGGGPAHRRHPHHGAGVRPDRVRPGPGRGAVPGSVAQRGDVGGRVADPGPDLDAGDDAGAGSAGGHRRQPSLERREPAARMGHRLEGWYEPGMRWSLARPGAVFAVALAFTGLAVCVTLRLPREILPRVDEGVAVAYLKLPEGTAIEETARQAGRVEAPPGVGAAGIYGRMGCHRRGAGGRGRGRRGLRWPRS
- a CDS encoding efflux RND transporter permease subunit, whose product is MSLATAALKKPVTTIAATLALCLLGSVSLAKLPVSLLPDVQLPVLTIRTAYSGAAAEEVSRFIAEPIEEAVSATPGLVDVKSVSRNGEVTTTLKFSWGTDMAATVLQVRERLDNARAAPRTGRPPHPAHQRPRRTPHCRARPDQRRRPPEHCPDRQGRPCPAARAAGRGVERGGQGEAGDEIQVEIDPERTRRQGLTPDDVATAVKSANAAAAGGSIRRGQFRFSLRALTEFQSVDEIGRTPVGPAKSGITLADIGSVSVGLADPTTLTTLDAQGAVGLVIYKDAGANTVAVTREI